The stretch of DNA TATCGGGATTGATAAAGTACAGGCCCTTGGCGTCGGTAATAGCCTGGCTACCCTTGGCTTTCAGCTCATCGGGCTTGGCCGTGTACTCAATATACACGGTGTACTGCTGGCCGGGGGGGTAGAGCTTATCCAGATGCACCAGCATCTGCTCTTGGTTATAGTCGAAGCGCAGGGTCTTGGCATCGTTGCCATTTACCATCGTCACCGACTTAATATCCATTCCCTTAGCATCGAGGCGCAGGGAATCGGTGGCGTAGGCCACGGGTTGCAGCGTAACCCACTCTCTGCCATAGAGGTAGCGCTTGGCATAGTCAAAGCGCACATCGAGCTTGGTATGCACCAGGGCATTGATTTTGCGGGCCGATTCGCGGTAGGGGAGCAGAGCAGCCGAGTCGGGGCGAGCGGCTGGGCTTTGGGCAAAGGCTGGGGCCGCACCCAGCAGGCCTAGGCCTAGCAGGAAAGCTTTGGTCATGTAAGGAATAGAATAGATTGGAGCTGCTAGTTGCAAACTTTTCAGCACAGATGCTGCGGTTTGCGCAAGAGTTTGCCTAGCAAGCGCTAGGTGCTTTCCTCACGTCGGCTTTTCTAGTTTCCCTGTTGAGTGGCCTAGCTGCTTTAGCTGGCACATAGGCGCAGATGCAAGCTACCGTGCTCATTGCTACCCAGCTGCCAAACAGGCTAAAACAGGGGCTACCGTTCCAATAATGCTCGGTCCCAGTGGCCTAACGTGGCGCCAGCATCGTAGGTGCTTTGCAGGAACTGGCGCAGGTGCTCGGCTGGGTCCGGCACCCGCCGAACGGCCTCGTAGGGTAGCAGGAATTCGCCTAGCTCCGCGTTGTAGTAAGCCTCAGCAGGCTGCACCGACGCCTCCGCGAAGCCCGCAGGGGGTGGGGCAGAGTAGGCGTAGAAGGCGGCCTCCTGCCCATTGCCGCCCGGCCAGAAGCCATGACTGATAACCTCGTGCGAATAGGCCTCTACGGTAATAGAGTCGGCGCCCTCGCGGGGTGGCGCCAGGCGCCCTGAGAAACGCGTAACGGCCAGATCGAAGCTGCCCCAGAAAAAATGCACGGGGCTACACTTGCCAATGAATTGCCCCCGGAACGATTCCAGCACCGGCGCAATCAGGGTGAGGCTGCGCCAGAACCGCTGCGCGGCGGCGGGGTCGTAGCTGGCGTGCTGCTCATCCTCGGCAAAGGGAATGGGGTGTTCGAGCTCCACCGGCACCGGCCAGATCTTCACGCTGATGCCCAACTGGCCTAGCAGCGCCATCACTTCGCGGTAGAAGGCTGCCACAGAGCGCGGCACCAGGCCTAGCCGCCGTTCGGCCCCGTCGCTGCAGCTGATGATGAGCTGGTGGTTAATGAAGTCAAAATCAATCTGAAAATTGCGCTCCGCATACGGCATGGCCGACGTGGTCAGGCCCCGGGCCGTTACGTAGAGCGGCACGTTCCACCAGTGGTTTACCAGTGGTGTTTGGGCCAGCCGGATCTTGCCCACAATCTGCGTCCACATATGCAGGGTAACCATGGTATCGGCCCATTCAGAAGCGGGCAGGGCTGGCCAGAATGTAGGTTGCTGGGACATGAAATGAGGCAGTTGCAGTTAAAGGATAATCTTGGTTAAGATACTTATAAGCATCCGCTTGCCGGGTATTGATAAGCCAGATAGCTTTCAGGTAGGCCTGTCAGCTTCGCGTTTATAAAGCAAAAAGCCCAGCCAGTTGGCCAGACTTTTTGCTTAGATATTAGTGTACAAGCATATGCTGCTGCTCGGGGTGTAGAGCCGGATCGTCGCCGTAGTGGGTGTGCTGGGCGCGATAGGTTCGCTCGAAGATCAGGGGAAAGATAAACAGCGTCAGGATGGTGCCCGTTATCAGGCCCCCAATCACCACAATGGCAAGTGGCTTAGAGGTTTCTGAGCCAATGCCAGTGCTCATGGCAGCAGGCATCAGACCAATGGTAGCCATCAGGGCCGTCATCACCACGGGGCGCACCCGGCTTGTCACGCCATCGGCAATGCTGCGGTCGAGGTTCATCTTCCGGAGCATGTTTTGCTTGAACACTGAAATCAGGATTACCCCATTCTGGATGCAGATACCGAATAGCGCAATAAAGCCGATGCCAGCCGAGATGCTGAAGTTGGTGTGAGTGATGAGCAGCGCCGCAATGCCCCCGATAATGGCAAACGGCACATTGAGCAGCACCAGGCCCGCATCCTTCAGGTTGCCAAACAATATGAACAGAATGAAGAAAATAAGAGCCAGCGAAACCGGCACTACCTGGCCCAGACGCTGAGTAGCGCGGCGCTGGTTTTCAAAGTCGCCAGTCCATTTCATGGTATAGCCCTTGGGCAGGCTCACCACCTGGTTTACCTTTTTTTGAGCTTCCTCAATGGTGCTGCCCATATCGCGGCCCCTAATGGAGAACTTCACGGCAGAGAAGCGCTGGTTATCGTCGCGGTAGATAAGTGAGGGGCCATTTACTTCCCCAATGGTCGCAATTTCGGAGAGCGGAATGGTTTTGCCGTTCTGGGTGGGCACCATTAGGGCCGCAATTTCCTGGGGGCTCTGGCGGAACTGCTCCTGGTAGCGCACCCGGATGGGGAACTTCCGCTCGCCCTCGTACATCTGTGAGGCCTGCTTACCGCCCACAGCCATTTCGAGTACGGCGTTGGCGTCGGCTTTGCTTACCCCGTAGCTGGCCATGCGGCCTTCATCAAGCTCTACGTGCAGCTCAGGCTGGCCAATGTTGCGCAGCACGCCCAGGTCATCAATGCCTTTAATGTTCTTCAGAACACCGTATACCTGGCGGCCCTTTTCTTCCATCAGCTTCAAATCGGTGCCGTAAATTTTTACGGCAATAGAGCCCTTTACGCCCGAGGCAGCTTCTTCCACGTTGTCGGTGATGGGCTGCGAGAAGTTGAAGTCTACACCGGGGAAGCGGTTGAGCTGCTCCTTCATATGGGCAATCAGGGCTTCGCGCTTATCCTGGTGTTTCATCTCAGCTTCCACCTCCGGGGTGTGCTTGAGCTGCACCAGAAACTCGTTGTTGTAGAAGCCCGTGGGGTCGGTGCCATCATTGGGGCGGCCGGTTTGGCTGACCACGTCACCTACCTCAGGAAACGACAAAAACACGCGGCGCATTTCATTGCACAGCTTGTTGCTCTCTTCTAGGGAAATGCTCAGCGGCAACTGCGCCCGCACATAGATGGAACCTTCATTCAGCTCAGGCAAAAACTCTGAGCCCAGGAAGTGGAAGCAACCCAGGCCCAGCACTACGGCCACCGCGGCTACCAGCAAGCTGGCAGTTTTGCGGGCGTAGGTGAAGGCGAAGAAACGCTGCGCGCCCCGGTTGATGCCGCGCACAAAGAAGTTATCCTTCTCTACCACGTTCTTTTTCAGCAGTAGTGAGGTGAGTACGGGCACCAGCGTGAGCGTGAAAATTAGGGCGCCCAGCAGGGCAAAGCCCAGCGTCCAGGCCAGGGGGGAGAATACTTTGCCCTCTACTTTCTCGAAAGAGAAAATGGGCAGCAGCGCCGTAATGATGATGGCCTTGGAGAAGAAGATAGCCTTACCCATGTCGCGGCCGGTCTTCTTGATGAGGCCTAGCTTAGCCAGCTTGTTGAAGCGCTCCATGCCCGTTTTATGGGCCTTATGGTCGAGGGCAACAAACAGGCCTTCCACCATCACCACGGCCCCATCAATGATAATACCGAAGTCAATGGCGCCCATGCTCAGCAGGTTGGCCGACATGCCCTTTAGCCGCAGGCAGATGAAAGCAAACAGCAGTGCCAGCGGAATAATAACCGACACGATAATGGTGGTGCGCCAGTCGGCCATGAACACGAACACAATAACCGTTACCAGCACAATGCCTTCCAGCAGGTTATGGATTACCGTTTCGGTGGAGAAGTCAATGAGCTGCTGCCGGTCGTAGAAGGTCTGGATCTTGACATCAGACGGCAGAATTTTCTCGTTCAGATCAGCCACCTTATCCTTCAGGCGGGCAATAACCTCTGAGGGGTTTTCGCCTTTTCGCATCACCACAATGCCTTCCAGCACGTCGTCGTGCAGGCCCCGGCCCACGCGGCCCAGCCGCGGCAGCGCCGACTCGTGCACAATAGCCACATCCTTTACCAGAATGGGTGCTCCGTTCACGTTTTTAATGACGGTGTTATTGAGGTCGGAGATATTGTTCAGAAGGCCAATGCCCCGCACCACATAGTTCTGCTGGCCCTGGTTTATTACGTCGCCGCCCACGTTGATGTTGGAGCGCTGAATGGCATTGTAGAGGTCCAGGGGAGTAAGGCCCAGGTCCTGTAGCTTGCTGGGGTTCACGCTGATTTCGTAGTCCTTTACCTCACCACCGAAGCTGTTAACATCGGCCACGCCGGGCACGGCTTTCAGGTTACGCTCTACTACCCAGTCTTGCAGCGTTTTCAGCTCGCGGGTAGTCTTGTTCTTGCTTTTGAGCGTGTACCGGAAGATTTCACCGGTTGGGCCGTAAGGCGGCTGCACATCCGGGTCAGCACCCTCGGGCAGGTCGGCCTGGGAGAGCAAATTGTTGACCTGCACGCGCGCAAAGGCATCATCCACGCCATCGTCAAAAATCACCTTCACCACCGACAGCCCAAATAGGGTTGTGGAGCGGATGCTCGTTTTCTTTTGCACCGGGTTGAGGGCAATTTCAATCGGCGCCGTTACAAACTTCTCAATCTCCTCGGCTGAGCGACCAGGCCACTGCGTAATAATGGTGATTTCGGTGTTCGTTACGTCCGGGAAGGCCTCGATAGGCGTGTTCCGGTAGCTCATAACCCCCGCAATAATGGTCAGGAGGGTCATCAGGAACACGAAGCCCCGGTTTTTGAGCGAAAAGGCAATGATGCCCTGAATGAATTTATTCATGGTTAGGGTCTTGGAATCTTAAGGACTTAGAGTCTTGGTTGTGGGGCGGGAGGTAATGCCCCGCAGTATGCAGGGTTGTTGCTCCCGTGGGCAATGGAGCCAGGCTGAGCCGGATGAACCGCGTCCAAGGCCCAAGACACCGTTAATCGTTCAACTCGTCGTAGACCAGCAGTTGGTTTTGGGCAATTACCTGTTCGCCATCTTTCAGGCCAGACTGCACGTAGCTGACGTCGCCCACAGTTTTGGCAATTTGCACTTCGCGGGTTTCCACGTGGTGGCGGTCTTTGAACACCAGCACGAAGTTGCGGTCTTTATCAAACACCACGCACTTGGCAGGCACAGCCAGCATTTTATTGCTTTCAGTATTTTCCACCTTAATCTGGGCGTACATCTCGGGTTTGAGCAGATAACCAGGATTACTGAGGCGCACCCGCACTTTCATCACCTTGCTCTCCGGATCAAGCACGTTAAATACTTTATCAATGCGGCCCGTGAAGTGCTTATCAGGGTAGGAGAGGGTAGTGACATCGGCCGCGTACCCTTCCTGCACCTTGGCAATGTCCGACTCGAACACGTTGGCCATAATCCAGACGTCGTCGAGGTTGCTGACCGTGAAAAGGTTGCCCACGTTATCAGCGTTGAACTGCATGTGGTCGGTTACATTTTTCTCGGTGATAAAGCCTGAAATGGGGGCCCGGAGCGTATAGGTGCCATCCGCCGATACGCCGTACACGCTGAGCTGCTTGCGGCTCTTGCCCACGTTGCCCTGCGCTTTGCGCAGCTCCTGGCGGGCCAGGCTTACATCGCGCTCTGAGGCTAGGCCTGCCGCGTACTGATCTTCCAGCACCGCGAGATTTTTGCGAGCAATGTCGAAGTCGGTGCCGGCGCTGTTGCTCTGGTTTTGCAGGTCGGCAATCTCGCCGCTTTTAATCACGGCCAAGACCTGGCCTTTGGTCACGTGGTCGCCCAGCTCCACGCTAAGCTGCTCCACTACGCCACCCACCAGCGGGTACACTTTCACGGTCTTGTCGCCGTCAGAAGCAATCTGGCCGGAGAGTACCAACTCGTTGCGGACGGGAGTGGCATGCACCGTATCAATCTTCAACTCCCGCAGCATCTGGTCCGACATCGTGAAGCCGGCCTCCGCTTTCTGGGGGGCGTCGGCGTCTTCCGTTTTAGAGCAGCTCGTCAATCCCAGGGCGAGCGGTAGGGCCAGGGTAGTGGCCAGGGTGGCAAAGCGAGGCAGCATGACAGCAGAGAAATAGGTAGGGGAGGAGGTAGGAGAAATAGCGCGCATGGTTACTTGGCATTGAACACCGGGCGGCCCACGGCGTAGTTGAGTTGTTCAAAAGCCCGCACGCGGCTGGCCCGCAGGTTATTGAGCTGCACGAGGTTGTTCTTGTAGCTTTCATAGAAATCCAGGAACTCCACAATGGTGAGGTTGCGCTTGGCGTAGCTCTCATCAATGCCCTTCATGAGGCGGTCGAAGTCACCGGTTTCGCGGTCGGCGCTCTGAAAAAGCTGGTCGGTTTGGCGGGCCTGGCGCCAGGCTTCCTGCACATCGTTTTGCACAACCAACTGCTGCTGGCTGAGCTGCGCCTTACTGACCTCAATCTGGCTTTGAGCGGTCCGGATGTTGCCTTGGTTGCGGTTGAAAAGGGGCACGGCAATTCCCAGCGTTACGGCGTTGTAATTTTGGATATAGTTGCCGGCCCGATCATACACGTAGCCTACTGCCAGGTCGGGGGTAGCGAGTGCGCGTTGGTAGCGTAGGTTTAAGGTTTGCTGCTGCACAGTGGCCTGGCGCGCCATCAGGTCGGCGCGGTTCACCTGTGCAGAGTCTATGAGCTGCTCTTCGCTGCGGCCAGCTAGGCTTAGGCCTCTCAGGCGCTG from Hymenobacter taeanensis encodes:
- a CDS encoding efflux RND transporter permease subunit produces the protein MNKFIQGIIAFSLKNRGFVFLMTLLTIIAGVMSYRNTPIEAFPDVTNTEITIITQWPGRSAEEIEKFVTAPIEIALNPVQKKTSIRSTTLFGLSVVKVIFDDGVDDAFARVQVNNLLSQADLPEGADPDVQPPYGPTGEIFRYTLKSKNKTTRELKTLQDWVVERNLKAVPGVADVNSFGGEVKDYEISVNPSKLQDLGLTPLDLYNAIQRSNINVGGDVINQGQQNYVVRGIGLLNNISDLNNTVIKNVNGAPILVKDVAIVHESALPRLGRVGRGLHDDVLEGIVVMRKGENPSEVIARLKDKVADLNEKILPSDVKIQTFYDRQQLIDFSTETVIHNLLEGIVLVTVIVFVFMADWRTTIIVSVIIPLALLFAFICLRLKGMSANLLSMGAIDFGIIIDGAVVMVEGLFVALDHKAHKTGMERFNKLAKLGLIKKTGRDMGKAIFFSKAIIITALLPIFSFEKVEGKVFSPLAWTLGFALLGALIFTLTLVPVLTSLLLKKNVVEKDNFFVRGINRGAQRFFAFTYARKTASLLVAAVAVVLGLGCFHFLGSEFLPELNEGSIYVRAQLPLSISLEESNKLCNEMRRVFLSFPEVGDVVSQTGRPNDGTDPTGFYNNEFLVQLKHTPEVEAEMKHQDKREALIAHMKEQLNRFPGVDFNFSQPITDNVEEAASGVKGSIAVKIYGTDLKLMEEKGRQVYGVLKNIKGIDDLGVLRNIGQPELHVELDEGRMASYGVSKADANAVLEMAVGGKQASQMYEGERKFPIRVRYQEQFRQSPQEIAALMVPTQNGKTIPLSEIATIGEVNGPSLIYRDDNQRFSAVKFSIRGRDMGSTIEEAQKKVNQVVSLPKGYTMKWTGDFENQRRATQRLGQVVPVSLALIFFILFILFGNLKDAGLVLLNVPFAIIGGIAALLITHTNFSISAGIGFIALFGICIQNGVILISVFKQNMLRKMNLDRSIADGVTSRVRPVVMTALMATIGLMPAAMSTGIGSETSKPLAIVVIGGLITGTILTLFIFPLIFERTYRAQHTHYGDDPALHPEQQHMLVH
- a CDS encoding DUF5996 family protein, with product MSQQPTFWPALPASEWADTMVTLHMWTQIVGKIRLAQTPLVNHWWNVPLYVTARGLTTSAMPYAERNFQIDFDFINHQLIISCSDGAERRLGLVPRSVAAFYREVMALLGQLGISVKIWPVPVELEHPIPFAEDEQHASYDPAAAQRFWRSLTLIAPVLESFRGQFIGKCSPVHFFWGSFDLAVTRFSGRLAPPREGADSITVEAYSHEVISHGFWPGGNGQEAAFYAYSAPPPAGFAEASVQPAEAYYNAELGEFLLPYEAVRRVPDPAEHLRQFLQSTYDAGATLGHWDRALLER
- a CDS encoding efflux RND transporter periplasmic adaptor subunit → MRAISPTSSPTYFSAVMLPRFATLATTLALPLALGLTSCSKTEDADAPQKAEAGFTMSDQMLRELKIDTVHATPVRNELVLSGQIASDGDKTVKVYPLVGGVVEQLSVELGDHVTKGQVLAVIKSGEIADLQNQSNSAGTDFDIARKNLAVLEDQYAAGLASERDVSLARQELRKAQGNVGKSRKQLSVYGVSADGTYTLRAPISGFITEKNVTDHMQFNADNVGNLFTVSNLDDVWIMANVFESDIAKVQEGYAADVTTLSYPDKHFTGRIDKVFNVLDPESKVMKVRVRLSNPGYLLKPEMYAQIKVENTESNKMLAVPAKCVVFDKDRNFVLVFKDRHHVETREVQIAKTVGDVSYVQSGLKDGEQVIAQNQLLVYDELND